A section of the Prunus dulcis unplaced genomic scaffold, ALMONDv2, whole genome shotgun sequence genome encodes:
- the LOC117613018 gene encoding RING-H2 finger protein ATL54-like, which produces MEFHHRKLLKGSENFPSVCQSFCDSEKNDSGICLPSCLTLCPNICHHSIISGYDETKKSNNSYTFVAVGSSLIVATFLLVGLYVFYVKYYSTRRRSQPQQQPLSEETHDDYIDEDHGPVLDHPIWYINTIGLQQSIISSITVCQYKRGNGLVEGTECSVCLSEFQEDETLRLLPKCNHAFHVPCIDTWLRSHTNCPMCRAPIVQPLATPAPEPNLAVSSIPEEETQVEISENIGESSEEMGEEICEIRIETEENREVIGKERDEIPIEEVNGLVEPRRSVSMDCLSASKISLELSNLPAVKSERNSNTKLVAVNKLNREIVPRKTGGNQKLQKQKGSSSKGRSLQNVPLTMKRSSSCNGKVLFCRDVQNSESVSQLRSF; this is translated from the coding sequence ATGGAATTCCACCACAGAAAGCTGTTAAAAGGATCAGAGAACTTTCCAAGCGTCTGCCAATCATTCTGTGATTCAGAAAAAAATGATTCTGGAATTTGTTTGCCATCATGTTTGACTTTATGTCCTAACATCTGCCACCATTCTATCATATCTGGATAtgatgaaacaaaaaaatccaataatTCCTACACCTTCGTGGCTGTTGGATCGTCTTTGATTGTAGCcacttttcttcttgttggtTTGTATGTTTTCTATGTAAAGTACTATTCAACCAGGAGAAGATCACAACCACAACAGCAACCTTTATCAGAGGAGACCCATGATGACTATATAGATGAAGATCATGGGCCGGTGCTTGACCACCCCATCTGGTACATCAACACCATCGGTCTCCAGCAATCGATTATCAGTTCGATCACGGTATGTCAGTACAAGAGAGGTAATGGTCTTGTTGAAGGTACAGAGTGTTCTGTGTGCTTGAGTGAGTTTCAAGAAGATGAGACTTTGAGGCTTTTGCCTAAATGCAATCATGCTTTTCATGTTCCTTGTATTGATACATGGCTTAGATCCCATACCAACTGCCCCATGTGTCGGGCACCGATCGTCCAACCCTTGGCAACCCCTGCACCAGAACCAAATCTTGCTGTCAGTTCAATTCCAGAAGAAGAAACCCAGGTGGAGATTTCGGAAAATATTGGTGAATCTAGTGAAGAAATGGGAGAGGAAATTTGTGAGATTAGAATTGAAACAGAGGAAAACAGAGAGGTGATTGGAAAGGAGAGAGATGAAATCCCAATTGAAGAGGTGAATGGACTAGTGGAGCCAAGAAGGTCGGTTTCCATGGATTGTTTATCAGCTTCAAAGATCAGTCTGGAGCTTTCTAATCTCCCTGCAGTGAAATCTGAAAGGAATTCAAATACCAAATTGGTTGcggtaaataaattaaacagGGAAATTGTTCCCAGGAAGACTGGTGGAAATCAGAAGTTGCAAAAACAGAAGGGCAGTTCTTCAAAAGGGAGGTCTCTGCAAAATGTTCCTCTTACTATGAAGAGGTCATCTTCCTGCAATGGGAAAGTCTTGTTCTGCAGGGATGTTCAAAACAGTGAATCAGTTTCCCAATTGAGGAGCTTTTGa